A window from Scheffersomyces stipitis CBS 6054 chromosome 7, complete sequence encodes these proteins:
- the PYC1 gene encoding Pyruvate carboxylase (Pyruvate carboxylase (Pyruvic carboxylase 1) (PCB 1)~go_function ligase activity; catalytic activity; ATP binding~go_process metabolism) produces the protein MSSLSPHDHHGKINQMRRDSTVLGPMNKILVANRGEIPIRIFRTAHELSMQTVAIYSHEDRLSMHRLKADESYVIGKKGEFSPVGAYLQIDEIIKIAKTHNVNMIHPGYGFLSENSEFARKVEEAGIAWIGPTHETIDAVGDKVSARNLALANDVPVVPGTPGPIDSVEEAEAFVEKYGYPVIIKAAFGGGGRGMRVVREGDDIGDAFKRATSEAKTAFGNGTCFIERFLDKPKHIEVQLLADGYGNVIHLFERDCSVQRRHQKVVEIAPAKNLPKAVRDAILTDAVKLAKSANYRNAGTAEFLVDEQNRHYFIEINPRIQVEHTITEEITGVDIVAAQIQIAAGASLQQLGLLQDKITTRGFAIQCRITTEDPSKNFQPDTGKIEVYRSSGGNGVRLDGGNGFAGSIISPHYDSMLVKCSTSGSTYEIARRKMLRALIEFRIRGVKTNIPFLLALLTNETFISGSCWTTFIDDTPSLFQMISSQNRANKILSYLADLIVNGSSIKGQVGLPKLNEEAEIPTIHDPKTGIPIDVELNPAPRGWRQVLLEEGPDAFAKKVRNFNGTLITDTTWRDAHQSLLATRLRTIDLLNIAPTTAHALNGAFSLECWGGATFDVCMRFLYEDPWARLRKLRKLVPNIPFQMLLRGANGVAYSSLPDNAIDQFVKQAKDNGVDIFRVFDALNDLDQLKVGIDAVKKAGGVVEATVCYSGDMLQKGKKYNLAYYVDVVDKIVAMGTHFLGIKDMAGTLKPKAATDLVSAIRAKYPDLPIHVHTHDSAGTGVASMTAAAKAGADVVDAASNSMSGMTSQPSISAILASFEGEVETGLSERLVREIDHYWAQMRLLYSCFEADLKGPDPEVYEHEIPGGQLTNLLFQAQQLGLGAKWLQTKETYKIANRVLGDVVKVTPTSKVVGDLAQFMVSNNLTEEDVNKLAGELDFPDSVLDFMEGLMGTPYGGFPEPLRTNMLGNKRQKLNERPGLSLAPVDFSALKQELVSKYGNSIKEVDLASYTMYPKVYESYRKIVEKYGDLSVLPTRYFLKGINVGEELSVEIEQGKTLIVKLLAVGEISQQKGTREVFFELNGEMRSVTVDDKTVSVETITRRKATQPNEVGAPMAGVVIEIRTQSGTDVKKGDPIAVLSAMKMEMVISAPVSGVVGEILIKEGESVDASDLITSILKHN, from the coding sequence ATGTCGTCCCTTTCTCCTCACGACCACCATGGCAAGATCAACCAGATGAGAAGAGACTCCACTGTGTTGGGCCCaatgaacaagatcttggtgGCTAACCGTGGAGAAATCCCCAtcagaatcttcagaaCTGCTCACGAATTGTCAATGCAGACCGTAGCCATCTACTCACATGAAGATCGTTTGTCGATGCACCGTCTTAAAGCTGATGAATCTTATGTTATCGGTAAGAAGGGAGAATTCTCTCCCGTTGGTGCCTACTTGCAAATCGACGAAATTATCAAGATTGCAAAGACCCACAACGTCAACATGATTCACCCTGGGTACGGGTTTCTTTCGGAAAACTCTGAGTTTGCCAGAAAGGTCGAGGAAGCTGGTATTGCCTGGATTGGACCTACACACGAAACCATCGATGCTGTTGGTGACAAGGTTTCTGCTAGAAACTTAGCTTTGGCCAACGATGTCCCAGTTGTCCCAGGTACCCCAGGGCCAATTGACtctgtagaagaagctgaagccTTTGTGGAGAAGTACGGCTATCCTGTTATCATCAAAGCTGCctttggtggtggtggtagAGGTATGAGAGTCGTCAGAGAAGGCGATGACATCGGCGATGCCTTCAAGAGAGCCACTTCCGAAGCCAAGACTGCTTTTGGTAATGGTACGTGTTTCATTGAGAGATTCTTAGACAAACCCAAACATATCGAAGTGCAATTGTTGGCTGACGGATACGGCAACGTCATCCATCTCTTTGAAAGAGACTGTTCCGTGCAAAGAAGACACCAGAAGGTGGTCGAAATTGCCCCAGCCAAGAACTTGCCCAAGGCTGTTAGAGACGCTATCTTGACCGACGCCGTCAAATTGGCCAAGTCGGCCAACTACAGAAACGCTGGTACGGCCGAGTTCCTTGTAGATGAACAAAACAGACACTATTTCATTGAAATCAACCCTAGAATCCAGGTTGAACATACAatcactgaagaaatcaCTGGAGTTGATATCGTAGCTGCCCAAATCCAGATTGCTGCAGGTGCCTCGTTGCAACAGTTGGGTCTCTTGCAAGACAAGATCACCACGCGTGGTTTTGCTATCCAGTGTAGAATCACTACCGAAGACCCATCCAAGAACTTCCAGCCAGACACCGGTAAGATCGAAGTGTACAGATCTTCTGGTGGTAACGGTGTGAGATTGGACGGTGGTAACGGGTTTGCTGGTTCCATTATCAGTCCTCATTACGACTCGATGTTGGTGAAGTGTTCTACTTCTGGTTCCACCTACGAGATcgccagaagaaagatgTTGCGTGCATTGATTGAATTCAGAATCAGAGGTGTCAAAACCAACATTCCATTTTTGTTGGCTCTTTTGACCAACGAGACGTTTATTAGCGGTAGCTGTTGGACGACTTTTATTGATGATACTCCTTCCCTTTTCCAGATGATCTCCTCTCAAAACAGagccaacaagatcttgagcTATTTGGCTGACTTGATTGTCAATGGTTCTTCCATCAAAGGTCAAGTTGGTCTTCCaaagttgaacgaagaagCTGAGATCCCTACGATCCACGATCCAAAAACCGGAATTCCTATTGACGTCGAACTCAACCCCGCACCAAGAGGCTGGAGACAGGTTCTTTTGGAAGAGGGACCAGATGCCTTTGCTAAGAAGGTTCGTAATTTCAATGGTACCTTGATCACCGACACTACTTGGAGAGATGCCCACCAGTCATTGTTGGCTACCAGACTCAGAACCAtcgatttgttgaacattgcACCTACTACAGCCCATGCGCTTAACGGTGCATTCTCGTTGGAATGCTGGGGTGGTGCTACTTTCGACGTGTGCATGAGATTCCTCTACGAAGACCCTTGGGCAAGATTGAGAAAGTTGCGTAAATTGGTTCCTAACATCCCCTTCCAGATGTTGTTAAGAGGAGCCAACGGTGTTGCTTACTCTTCTTTGCCAGACAACGCTATTGACCAATTCGTCAAACAGGCAAAGGACAACGGTGTCGACATCTTCAGAGTTTTTGATGCcttgaacgacttggacCAGTTGAAGGTTGGTATTGATGCGGTGAAGAAGGCTGGCGGTGTAGTTGAAGCCACTGTCTGTTACTCCGGTGACATGTTGCAGAAAGGCAAGAAGTACAATTTGGCCTACTATGTCGATGTCGTTGACAAGATTGTTGCTATGGGTACGCACTTCTTGGGTATCAAGGATATGGCCGGTACTTTGAAGCCTAAGGCTGCTACTGATTTAGTCAGTGCGATCAGAGCCAAGTACCCTGACTTACCTATTCATGTTCATACTCACGACTCTGCTGGAACTGGTGTCGCCTCTATgactgctgctgctaagGCTGGTGCTGATGTGGTTGATGCTGCTTCCAACTCGATGTCTGGTATGACTTCTCAGCCTTCTATCAGTGCCATCTTGGCTTCGTTTGAAGGTGAGGTTGAGACCGGATTGTCTGAGCGTTTGGTCAGAGAAATTGACCACTATTGGGCCCAGATGAGATTGCTCTACTCGTGTTTCGAAGCCGACTTGAAGGGACCTGACCCCGAAGTGTACGAGCACGAAATCCCTGGTGGTCAattgaccaacttgttgttccAGGCCCAACAATTGGGTCTTGGTGCTAAGTGGTTGCAGACAAAGGAGACATACAAGATTGCCAACAGGGTATTGGGAGACGTTGTCAAGGTCACTCCTACCTCCAAGGTCGTTGGGGACTTAGCTCAATTCATGGTttcaaacaacttgactgaagaagacgtcaacaagttggctgGTGAGTTGGATTTCCCTGACTCAGTGCTTGACTTCATGGAAGGTTTGATGGGTACTCCATACGGAGGATTCCCAGAACCTTTGAGAACCAATATGTTAGGCAACAAGAGACAGAAATTGAACGAAAGACCGGGTCTTTCGTTGGCTCCAGTTGACTTCTCTGCGCTCAAGCAGGAGTTAGTTTCTAAGTACGGCAATTCCATTAAGGAAGTCGACTTGGCCTCTTACACTATGTACCCTAAGGTCTACGAGTCATACCGTAAGATCGTTGAAAAGTACGGTGACTTATCTGTTTTGCCAACACGTTACTTCCTCAAGGGTATCAATGTTGGTGAAGAGTTGAGTGTCGAAATAGAACAAGGTAAGACTTTGATCGTGAAATTGTTGGCTGTTGGTGAGATCAGTCAACAGAAGGGTACCAGAGAAGTGTTCTTTGAATTGAACGGTGAAATGCGTTCTGTCACTGTAGACGACAAGACTGTTTCTGTCGAGACCATCACCAGACGTAAGGCTACTCAGCCAAACGAAGTTGGTGCCCCAATGGCTGGTGTCGTCATTGAAATCAGAACCCAGTCTGGAACGGATGTCAAAAAGGGAGACCCTATCGCAGTGTTGTCCGCCATGAAGATGGAAATGGTGATTTCTGCCCCTGTTTCTGGTGTTGTCGGAGAaatcttgatcaaagaaGGTGAATCTGTTGATGCCAGCGACTTAATCACCAGCATTCTCAAACACAACTAG